The genomic window AGGTATACAATTCTCTTGATGAACATCTAAATTAGGAAGTCATGTCTGACACATACAAGGAGTTTTATAGTAAGCTGTAAATGCATGCATCAGATAAACTAGGGGTGGGAATATAAACCGAAGCAAACCACAATATTTATAGCTAACTAACTCTATTTAGATAAGAAAAACTCAAACCGTATGCTCACTTTTAAGATAAACGCAATGTTGAGAGCATTCGAGAAAGGTTTGAACGAATTGCGGTCTGAACATGAATACATAGTTGAAACACTACGAAAAATCCTCAAATGAGAAAGAAGTTTTCATTCTATTAGTGACTTCTGAGGTTATTTCAGAGTTTCCTTTTTATCGACCATAGATTGTTTAGGGAGGTCacttaacagtttttggttcgGAAACGACGGCGCAGGTGTCTAAAGCAAGTCCTATATGAACCAAACAATCATCATAATCATTGACCTGAAGCAAACATCCGCCAATCTTCTTTTGTAGTTACCGGGAAAAAGCCTCGTGGGATTGCAGAATGGTTCTTAGGCCCAATGTGGTGTGTTGTGGTGGAGTGAATGAAAGTGGAAACAAGctcgttttcttctctctgagTCGCCTTGgaatacaaaaatttgtttataagatAGAAATGGAGGTTTGAATCTGAGAAAGCTGTCTGTAAATATTAACTTTTGATTGCAATTTATAGTTTAGCATCATGTGTTGGGGGGACTTGTGGATGGATATAAAATGTGTTCCAAGGAAGATATAATTTTGTCTTCCTTTCTAAACAGCGTCGTTTAAGCTGCTTTGTTATCATTTACATATACGACGACGCATCATTCTGGTTTTAAAGATGGCATATTACGTTTGAGATTAAACGCCACCGTTTTCGAAAGATAGCACGGGCATTATACGATGTCGTATTGCTTCCTCTTTCGAAAATTTGTTAGCGCGATTTTGTTAAACTTTTAGCGCCattttttttcacattaaaaatttgagaCCCCGAAACGGTATCGTTTGTTGGATGTTATCCTAAAATTGACGGATctgatatgaaaaaaaaaatccttaaaaaAACCGTTTGAGAACTTTTTGGATATTTGTGGTCTTCTCTTTTCGTCTTTCTTCTCCACTGTCACCTTCCTCGCTAAGCAAAAGAATTTAGAGAGAGCTTCGTACTATGCCCagagaaaaaagcaaaaagcgAGAGccaaaaagataagaaagatcaaaagatgaaaaagctTAGACGTAAAAAAGcagaaatatatgtatatagaatTAACAAGTCTCTCGAAGAAAACCCTTTAGCCATCTTTatcaatctcttttcttttgcgtTCTCTATAAAGTTGGTATAAAAGGAGATcaattaacaaatatgttaATCGATTACTTTGATTTCAGTGAGATTTTTGATTTCACGAATAAATTATTGGGTTTttgtggaggaggagaggGTGGTAGTAGTAATTATAGTTTCGATTCACGGTGGATATGGAAGCTAGTTCGAGTGGAACGGCGGAGTTGCCGCGGTCTCTTTCTCGGAGAGCTCCGTCGCGTGCGACTACTATGATGATTGATAGACCAAACGAAGATGCTAGTGCTATGGATAGCGAGCTTGTTCCTTCCTCTCTCGCTTCTATTGCCCCGATTCTTCGCGTTGCTAATGAAATTGAGAAGGACAATCCTCGAGTGGCTTATCTATGTGAGTCTGAATTTGTTTCCAATAGTCATGTTTGCTTTAGCCAGTTTCTATTTAAGGACGTTGTATAGATGGGTTCTTAACATAGACATAGTTCTGTAATGAGTatggttctgtttttgatgACATCAGGCCGGTTTCATGCGTTTGAGAAAGCTCATAGGATGGATGCTACATCCAGTGGACGAGGTGTTCGTCAGTTTAAGACCTATCTGTTACATAGACTTGAGAAGGTACATACTTTCTTGGTGAAATGGTTTCTCTAAGTGGGCAGAGATTTCCACTTTGCTTGATCATTTTGAGCTGATGTGTCTAAATTTGTTCtaggaagaagaggaaaccAAGCCTCAGCTGGCGAAAAACGATCCTAGAGAAATTCAGGCATATTACCAGAACTTCTATGagaaatatattaaagaagGAGAAACATCAAGAAAACCGTGAGGCCACTTTCCTAACTCATGCCAAAGCTTCAATAAGCTAAGTGTAGTGATATTGAGCCGTActcttatgtttttatttgctaCAGGGAGGAAATGGCAAGGCTTTACCAAATTGCATCGGTATTGTACGATGTACTGAAGACTGTAGTACCTTCACCTAAAGTGGATTACGAGGTTCGGTTTGTATGCGTAGTAAATTCCTGTAATGgtaatttgattaaatttctCTGTGAAGCCTCACTTTTCATATGTCTTCTGTTATTATAGACCCGTAGATATGCCGAAGAAGTTGAAAGGAAAAGGGATAGATATGAGCACTACAACATTCTTCCTTTATATGCTGTAGGGACTAAACCAGCAATTGTGGAACTTCCTGAGGTGCGTTTGAACACAGGGTGACTGCTACGAATAGTATGCTAGAGAAATATTTacactcttttgtttttcttgtcatGTTATGTGCTGTGACAAAAATAGGTCAAGGCTGCATTCAGTGCTGTCCGTAATGTGCGCAATCTTCCACGACGAAGAATTCATTTGCCATCTAATACCCCTAATGAAATGCGTAAGGCTAGAACCAAACTTAATGACATACTTGAATGGCTTGCTTCTGAGTTCGGGTTTCAGGTAACGTGCTACTTAGCTGTCTTTATGTACTTTTATCTTGTGACCCTTCTAAATTGCGTAAATTTCTTAAGAGAACATACCACTAGCTCTATAGTGTCTGTTCTGTAGACTGGTATATAGAGAACATACCACTAGCTCTATAGTGTCTGtcaaacttatatataagagataaaCATCTCAACTTTGAGTAATCACATGAATTAAGTCGACTTTGAATGTCAcatggtttagtttttttcagcATATCTTCAGATAGTTTGGCAATATATACTAAGATGTCTTGCAATTCCTTTTATGTATGCATATTCATTGTCGTTTCACTTCATATGATGATTAAAGAGAGGGAACGTGGCAAATCAGAGGGAGCACATAATACTGCTTCTTGCTAATGCTGACATTAGAAAGAGAAATGATGAAGAATATGATGAGGTGAGCATTGTCGTAGATAATGCCTTGTGTTTTTCTCTTACACTTCTTCCTGTTTTAGTAATGTTGTAAGTTTCTTGCAGTTGAAACCTAGCACCGTCACTGAGTTGATggacaaaacttttaaaagttattaCTCATGGTGTAAATATTTGCACTCTACGTCTAATCTCAAGTATGTTATATTCTTGATCTAGATTATGTGATAAGTTCCaatgtttatttttgcattATGTTCTGTCTTTGGGGTCACAGATCTGATGTTGGATGCTTCAACTTTATTCTTAAAAGGTTTCCAGATGATTGTGATAAACAGCAGCTGCAGCTTATCTATATTTCCCTGTACCTTTTAATATGGGGTGAAGCCTCGAATGTTAGATTTATGCCCGAATGTATCTGCTATATTTTCCATAATGTAAGTTTTCTCATCTGTAGAATCAGATATGCATATTTTTCATAACTTTCTTCCGGTTCTGGATGGTTTAAAATTCTTTTCctgtctgttttttttgttcttaagaTGGCAAATGACGTCTATGGAATTCTGTTTAGCAATGTTGAAGCTGTTAGTGGTGAGACAtatgaaacagaagaagttATTGATGAAGAATCATTTCTGAGAACTGTTATAACTCCAATCTATCAGGTCATACGCAACGTAAGTATATCAAAGTCAATCatgttgtatatatttataagtaaCTGTACACTATCTTTTGAATGAAAATGATACCTTGAAGGAAGCCAAAAGGAACAAGGGAGGTACAGCAAGCCATTCGCAATGGAGAAATTACGATGATTTGAATGAATACTTTTGGTGACGTTCTTTACTATATTATTTGACACATGCCTGCTTGATCTAGTCTCTGACTGCTGacatctttatttatttgaaggTCTAAGAAATGCTTCAAGATAGGATGGCCTCTTGACCTTAAAGCAGACTTTTTCCTAAACTCTGACGAGATAACCCCACAGGACGAGGTATATTTCATTTGCTTCTGAGTAGCTGTAATCTTGGTTAAAAATTTAGTAGGGTATGTGATACAAAATTCAACTAATATGATGCTAATGAGTCTACATATAACTTCCACAATATATGCTATCAAGGTGTTCTTTAAGTTGTAGATAGCTCATATATGATAAAACAGCATTATGAACGTTTTGATCTCTCTGTAAGCCTTCCCTTTTTTGTGATACTACAGAAACCTGATCTTGTATCTCTAATGTATTGCAGAGGCTGAATCAAGTCACTTATGGGAAAAGCAAGCCTAAAACCAACTTTGTTGAAGTCCGCACATTCTGGAACCTCTTCAGAGATTTTGATCGAATGTGGATATTTCTTGTCATGGCTTTTCAGGTaaatttttagtgttttaaaagagttGTGTTAGTCTGAAAACTAAATAAGTTATATTATCATACTTATCCTTATCTTTTGTAGGCTATGGTAATAGTTGGATGGCATGGTTCTGGGTCACTAGGTGACATATTTGACAAGGATGTATTCAAAACGGtgttaactatttttattacttCGGCGTATCTGACTCTTTTACAAGGTTGTGATGTCCTTTgatatttcttgtttttagtgacacgttttttttattttgatgttcTAATGGTGTTCCTTGTCCTCTTTTTCCCTCATGATTCTTTACATAGCTGCACTGGATATTATCCTAAATTTCAATGCCTGGAAGAATTTCAAGTTTTCCCAGATATTGCGGTACCTTTTGAAATTCGCAGTAGCATTTATGTGGGCGGTACTGCTTCCAATTGCTTACTCGAAGTCTGTTCAACGCCCAACTGGAGTTGTAAAGTTCTTCAGTACTTGGACTGGGGATTGGAAGGATCAGTCCTTTTATACGTACGCTGTTTCATTTTATGTGTTACCAAACATATTGGCAGCTCTGTTATTCCTCGTTCCACCATTCCGGAGAGCCATGGAGTGTTCAGACATGCGACCTATCAAAGTTATAATGTGGTGGGCTCAGGCAAGTATTAAACTATTCTTCTGGTTCTTGAGTATACTGgtcttcacttttctttttcttttttgccatCTTTGTTTCCTTAAGCTTTTCCATCTTGTAGCCAAAACTATACGTTGGAAGAGGTATGCATGAGGACATGTTCTCTCTCTTCAAGTGAGTGATGACGCCATTTCCCGTCACCATTAATAACttcttaaatatttcttttaactCTTATACTAGCCTCTTCTCATATAGCACAACTTATAATGGTCAGGTATACCACCTTCTGGATCATGCTACTGATCAGCAAGCTTGCTTTCAACTATTATGTGGAGGTCTGGTTTCTGCCTTTATATTTCACTTATAGTTACTCCGAAGTAGGTTACtcaatgtgtatatatgtttttaatgtatatCTTGGAAACAGATACTACCCCTTATTACGCCAACAAAGATGATCATGAATCTGCACATTGGTCACTACCAGTGGCATGAATTTTTTCCCCATGGTAAATTTTCAAGTTACCATCCTTTCTTGTTTGCAATAACATTTGATGACACTTGCCTTTactaatttttgattttctatagCAACTAACAATATTGGAGTGGTTATTGCTATATGGGCTCCAATTGTACTGGTtagtaaaaattaaagagctcccaagaaaaaaacaatttctgtTATATATGGCTTACATATTTGCGTGTATTATATTTTGAGTAGGTTTACTTGATGGATACTCAAATATGGTACGCCATTTTTTCCACTCTGTTTGGAGGCATACATGGGGCCTTCAGTCATCTGGGAGAAGTAAGTGATTTTGTACTCTCAGAAATACCACAAGAATTAACAAACACTATTGTTTACTCTGCAACCTAGTAGATGATATTACCCTTTATGTTACTTCTTGAGTCTTGACATGTTTTGGCTTTCATAGATACGGACTCTTGGGATGTTGCGATCTAGATTTGAGTCAATACCAATTGCCTTCAGCCGCACCCTCATGCCATCCGAagatgcaaaaagaaaacatgcgGTACTGTGCTTTTTATAGTTTATTGTCCTTCCATATCTCAAAAGGTGGATCACACCTTCATTCCCTGTTCTGTCATTTATTGATTCCCACTGGGAAATGTAGGATGACTATGTGGACCAGAAAAACATCACTAATTTCTCCCAGGTGTGGAACGAGTTCATTTACTCTATGAGAAGCGAGGATAAGATCAGTGACAGGTtagattcttttcttttagaaagCAATCTTGTCATCATTGTCCTGTTCTGTTTAGCAAGCATATATGTCATGTAACGTTTCCTTTATATGCTGTAACTCAGAGATAGGGATTTGCTGCTTGTACCATCTTCGTCGGGTGATGTGTCTGTCATCCAGTGGCCACCTTTCTTGCTTGCTAGTAAGGTAATGAATAATTGGTGTTTTTGGAGGACTTCCTTCCATTTTAGTAGAAAATAAAGATTCATTGATCAAAATGCTCGAGTTCTCAAGACTTTTGTTAAGATGCTTAATTTCCACCAAGGGCCAAAAGTTCTGTCACTGGATAATCATCCCCTTAAACCAGAATATGCTGAATGAACATATGTGATTGTTTCAATAAGCATGGTTcctaatgatttttttcaacaatgtaGATTCCTATTGCTGTGGACATGGCAAAAGATTTCAAGGGAAAAGAGGATGCTGAACTATTTAGAAAGATTAAGAGTGATAGCTACATGTATTATGCTGTTATTGAGAGTTATGAgacattgaagaaaataatttacgCTCTTCTGGAAGATGAAGCAGATAGAAGGTATACCAGATTCATGCTCCTCTTCCAATGGTGGAAATACTTCGTTCTCTATAATATTATGCATCTTGAGCCTTGTTTCATtgattcatttaatttttctcttttgaataaGGGTCATGAATCAGGTATTTTTAGAAGTGGACATGAGCATGCAGCAACAGAGATTCATATATGAATTCCGCATGAGTGGATTACCGCTCCTTAGTGATAAGCTGGAGAAGTTTCTAAGTATATTGgtaatatcaaaatttgtagTCCACTCATTAATTACATGAGGCCTTACACAGGAACTAATGCTTGAAACCTCTTTGTGTGAATAGTTAAGTGACTATGAAGACCAGGGTACATACAAGTCTCAGTTAA from Arabidopsis thaliana chromosome 3, partial sequence includes these protein-coding regions:
- the GSL11 gene encoding glucan synthase-like 11 (glucan synthase-like 11 (GSL11); FUNCTIONS IN: transferase activity, transferring glycosyl groups, 1,3-beta-glucan synthase activity; INVOLVED IN: 1,3-beta-glucan biosynthetic process; LOCATED IN: 1,3-beta-glucan synthase complex, membrane; EXPRESSED IN: 22 plant structures; EXPRESSED DURING: 13 growth stages; CONTAINS InterPro DOMAIN/s: Glycosyl transferase, family 48 (InterPro:IPR003440), Protein of unknown function DUF605 (InterPro:IPR006745); BEST Arabidopsis thaliana protein match is: glucan synthase-like 7 (TAIR:AT1G06490.1); Has 1407 Blast hits to 1030 proteins in 176 species: Archae - 0; Bacteria - 2; Metazoa - 68; Fungi - 732; Plants - 523; Viruses - 0; Other Eukaryotes - 82 (source: NCBI BLink).); translation: MEASSSGTAELPRSLSRRAPSRATTMMIDRPNEDASAMDSELVPSSLASIAPILRVANEIEKDNPRVAYLCRFHAFEKAHRMDATSSGRGVRQFKTYLLHRLEKEEEETKPQLAKNDPREIQAYYQNFYEKYIKEGETSRKPEEMARLYQIASVLYDVLKTVVPSPKVDYETRRYAEEVERKRDRYEHYNILPLYAVGTKPAIVELPEVKAAFSAVRNVRNLPRRRIHLPSNTPNEMRKARTKLNDILEWLASEFGFQRGNVANQREHIILLLANADIRKRNDEEYDELKPSTVTELMDKTFKSYYSWCKYLHSTSNLKFPDDCDKQQLQLIYISLYLLIWGEASNVRFMPECICYIFHNMANDVYGILFSNVEAVSGETYETEEVIDEESFLRTVITPIYQVIRNEAKRNKGGTASHSQWRNYDDLNEYFWSKKCFKIGWPLDLKADFFLNSDEITPQDERLNQVTYGKSKPKTNFVEVRTFWNLFRDFDRMWIFLVMAFQAMVIVGWHGSGSLGDIFDKDVFKTVLTIFITSAYLTLLQAALDIILNFNAWKNFKFSQILRYLLKFAVAFMWAVLLPIAYSKSVQRPTGVVKFFSTWTGDWKDQSFYTYAVSFYVLPNILAALLFLVPPFRRAMECSDMRPIKVIMWWAQPKLYVGRGMHEDMFSLFKYTTFWIMLLISKLAFNYYVEILPLITPTKMIMNLHIGHYQWHEFFPHATNNIGVVIAIWAPIVLVYLMDTQIWYAIFSTLFGGIHGAFSHLGEIRTLGMLRSRFESIPIAFSRTLMPSEDAKRKHADDYVDQKNITNFSQVWNEFIYSMRSEDKISDRDRDLLLVPSSSGDVSVIQWPPFLLASKIPIAVDMAKDFKGKEDAELFRKIKSDSYMYYAVIESYETLKKIIYALLEDEADRRVMNQVFLEVDMSMQQQRFIYEFRMSGLPLLSDKLEKFLSILLSDYEDQGTYKSQLINVFQDVIEIITQDLLVNGHEILERARVHSPDIKNEKKEQRFEKINIHLVRDRCWREKVIRLHLLLSVKESAINVPQNLEARRRITFFANSLFMNMPSAPRIRDMLSFSVLTPYYKEDVLYSEEDLNKENEDGISILFYLQKIYPDEWTNYLDRLKDPKLPEKDKSEFLREWVSYRGQTLARTVRGMMYYRQALELQCYQEVAGEQAEFSVFRAMASNDENQKAFLERARALADLKFTYVVSCQVYGNQKKSGDIHNRSCYTNILQLMLKYPSLRVAYVDEREETADAKSPKVFYSVLLKGGDKFDEEIYRIKLPGPPAEIGEGKPENQNHAIIFTRGEALQTIDMNQDNYFEEAFKLRNVLEEFNKERVGRRKPTILGLREHIFTGSVSSLAWFMSNQESSFVTIGQRILANPLRVRFHYGHPDIFDRIFHITRGGVSKASKVINLSEDIFGGFNSTLRGGYVTHHEYIQVGKGRDVGLNPISIFEAKVANGNGEQTLSRDVYRLGHRFDFYRMLSFYFTTIGFYFSSMLTVLTVYAFLYGRMYMVMSGLEKEILRLASPNQLEALEQALATQSIFQLGFLMVLPMVMEIGLEHGFRSAIVDFFIMQLQLASVFFTFQLGTKSHYYGRTILHGGSKYRPTGRGFVVFHAKFAENYRLYSRSHFVKGLELLLLLVVYQIYGHSYRSSNLYLYITVSMWFMVGSWLFAPFIFNPSGFEWQKTVDDWTDWKRWLGDRGGIGIPVEKSWESWWNVEQEHLKHTSIRGRILEITLALRFFIYQYGIVYQLNISQRSKSFLVYGLSWVVLLTSLLVLKMVSMGRRRFGTDFQLMFRILKALLFLGFLSVMTILFVVFKLTLTDLSASVLAFLPTGWAILLIGQVLRSPIKALGVWDSVKELGRAYENIMGLVIFAPIAVLSWFPIVSEFQARLLFNQAFSRGLQISMILAGRKDKATSSHK